The proteins below are encoded in one region of Alistipes indistinctus YIT 12060:
- a CDS encoding HlyD family secretion protein — MDNSKKYLSIAFVVILVVVVIVSALGIWMLGRKPVILQGQIEATEIRISGKLPGRIDTFLVEEGQNVRKGDTLVVINSPEALAKYEQVNAMENIAVYQNQKIDDGTRKQIVESARQLWNKSKSDLSLAKVTYDRISALYRDSVVTSQRKDEVEALYKAAQAGERAVYEQYQMALDGAQKQDRESARSLVNAARGVVGEVSVLLQDARLVAPETGQIAAIYPKRGELVGAGTPIMSLVVLEDAHAVLNIREDLLPHFKMGETFRADVPALSQKGVVFRINYISPLGSYATWRSTKQTGSYDLRTFELHALPEPQLEGLRPGMSVLVNMDEQ; from the coding sequence ATGGATAACTCTAAAAAATACCTGAGCATCGCATTTGTAGTCATTCTCGTCGTCGTCGTGATTGTCTCCGCGTTGGGCATCTGGATGCTCGGCCGCAAGCCCGTCATCCTGCAGGGGCAAATCGAAGCGACAGAAATCCGCATTTCAGGCAAGCTTCCCGGCCGGATCGATACTTTTTTGGTCGAAGAGGGGCAAAACGTGCGGAAGGGCGATACGCTGGTGGTGATCAACAGTCCCGAGGCGCTGGCCAAATACGAACAGGTGAACGCCATGGAAAACATCGCCGTTTACCAAAACCAGAAGATCGACGACGGCACGCGCAAACAGATCGTCGAATCGGCCCGCCAGCTCTGGAATAAATCCAAATCTGACCTAAGCCTGGCCAAAGTGACCTACGACAGGATTTCGGCCCTTTACCGGGACAGCGTCGTCACGTCGCAGCGCAAAGATGAAGTAGAGGCGCTTTATAAAGCGGCACAAGCCGGAGAACGGGCCGTCTACGAACAGTACCAGATGGCGCTCGACGGAGCGCAGAAACAGGATCGTGAAAGCGCCCGGTCGCTGGTCAATGCGGCCCGCGGTGTAGTGGGAGAGGTGAGCGTCCTGTTGCAGGATGCACGGCTGGTAGCCCCGGAAACGGGCCAGATCGCCGCGATTTATCCCAAACGCGGTGAGTTGGTCGGCGCCGGCACTCCCATTATGAGCCTCGTGGTACTCGAAGACGCCCATGCCGTATTGAATATCCGCGAAGATCTGCTGCCGCATTTCAAAATGGGCGAAACCTTCCGGGCCGATGTTCCTGCGCTCTCCCAAAAAGGAGTCGTCTTCCGGATCAACTACATCAGTCCGTTGGGAAGCTATGCTACCTGGAGGTCGACGAAACAGACAGGAAGTTACGACCTGCGTACTTTCGAGTTGCACGCATTACCCGAACCACAGCTGGAGGGATTGCGTCCCGGCATGTCGGTACTGGTGAATATGGACGAACAATAA
- a CDS encoding NAD+ synthase: MKIALAQMNYTIGDFEANKMKIIGCVNQAKAQGVDLLVFSEQAVSGAPAYDLLNKVSFLDLCEDSLVEIASYCDNISVLVGMPAQSTNNKTISVAALIEDRKIKRYVGKKTIDSRDELFHLSPSKGCEYIKIRGTKVAVVVGSDIKTEQEYGDYADIIVNLCNSHYMRGCIENRYDFYRRLAFMTGKTVVYVNNVGGQTDVIYDGSSAVFNSRGEALALLKSFEEDFHVIDLNADVPPCKIPEQNKTINVYRAIKLGLGDFFRKNGFLSACIGLSGGIDSAVVAALAAEVLGPENVHVLLMPSQFSSDHSVDDARILAENLGARYQIVPITQTFATLTQTLGPIFGELPFDVTEENMQARLRGMMLMALSNKFGHILLNTSNKSESAVGYGTLYGDSVGAISIIGDLYKSEVYDLARYINRNGEIIPSNTILKAPSAELRPNQKDSDTLLPYDILDAILYRMLEEGQSREEIINAGFDEEDVYHVYGMVIRNEHKRYQFCPVLRLSSCVLGKNRIMPLTSRYGC, from the coding sequence ATGAAAATAGCGTTAGCACAGATGAACTACACGATCGGTGACTTCGAGGCGAATAAGATGAAGATTATCGGTTGTGTCAACCAGGCTAAAGCCCAGGGCGTGGACCTGCTGGTATTCAGCGAGCAAGCCGTCAGCGGCGCTCCTGCCTACGACCTGCTCAACAAAGTCTCGTTTTTGGACCTGTGCGAAGATTCGCTTGTAGAGATCGCCTCCTATTGCGACAATATTTCCGTGCTGGTCGGCATGCCCGCCCAAAGCACGAACAACAAAACAATCAGCGTAGCCGCCCTGATCGAGGACCGGAAGATCAAACGGTATGTCGGTAAAAAAACGATCGATTCGCGCGACGAACTCTTTCATCTCTCCCCGTCGAAAGGTTGCGAGTATATCAAAATACGCGGCACGAAAGTCGCCGTGGTCGTAGGCAGCGACATCAAGACCGAACAGGAGTACGGCGACTATGCCGACATTATCGTCAATCTGTGCAACAGTCATTATATGCGGGGCTGCATCGAAAACCGGTACGATTTTTACCGCAGACTCGCATTCATGACGGGTAAGACCGTCGTGTACGTCAACAACGTGGGCGGGCAGACCGATGTGATTTACGACGGTTCGTCCGCTGTCTTTAACAGCCGGGGCGAAGCGCTCGCGTTGCTGAAAAGTTTCGAGGAGGATTTCCATGTAATCGATCTGAATGCGGACGTCCCCCCCTGCAAAATTCCCGAACAAAATAAAACCATCAACGTATACCGCGCCATCAAGCTGGGGCTCGGGGACTTTTTCCGAAAAAACGGCTTTCTCTCGGCCTGCATCGGACTGTCGGGCGGGATCGACTCCGCGGTTGTGGCCGCCCTGGCTGCCGAAGTATTGGGGCCGGAAAATGTACACGTCCTGCTGATGCCTTCGCAGTTCTCTTCCGACCATTCGGTCGATGATGCCCGTATTTTGGCGGAAAACCTCGGAGCGCGGTACCAGATCGTCCCGATCACACAAACATTTGCAACGCTGACCCAGACCCTCGGCCCTATTTTTGGTGAACTGCCGTTCGACGTGACTGAAGAGAATATGCAGGCCCGTTTGCGGGGCATGATGCTGATGGCCCTCTCTAATAAATTCGGGCATATCCTGCTGAACACCTCCAACAAGAGCGAAAGCGCGGTCGGTTACGGAACGCTGTACGGCGACAGTGTCGGGGCGATCAGCATTATCGGGGATCTCTACAAGTCGGAAGTTTACGACCTGGCCCGCTACATCAACCGCAACGGTGAAATTATACCGTCCAATACGATCCTGAAAGCGCCTTCGGCAGAACTGAGGCCCAACCAAAAGGATTCCGATACCCTCCTGCCGTATGACATTCTCGATGCGATCCTGTACCGCATGCTGGAAGAGGGACAGAGCCGCGAAGAGATTATCAACGCCGGTTTCGATGAAGAGGATGTGTACCACGTTTACGGCATGGTCATCCGCAACGAGCACAAACGCTACCAGTTCTGCCCGGTACTGCGCCTGTCGAGCTGCGTGCTGGGCAAGAACCGGATCATGCCGCTCACCAGCCGCTACGGTTGTTAA
- a CDS encoding ABC transporter permease codes for MRMPQQNSPFVSVLRREWGRMTSRRLYFGACVVLPLFCIFFMATIFGSGQMERIPIGIVDLDWSATSRDISRTVETVPTFAVTAHFSDQESARKATQQKKIYGYLVIPPNFESDVLAGRPATLSYYYHYALLSVGSEVRGAFETVLQPLSMGPIVSEATALGVSESTVMNFLVPVNVQSHPLYNPDLDYSVYLSHPFFFILFQVLILLVTVYALGSEIKFRTGDAWLESADGNIFTAVVAKLLPYTVIFIVMAIFANYVMFGVLHIPFSCGFWPLNLTAVLFVIATQALGVFIFSIFPAISIIISIASMVGSLGATLSGVTFPAPFMFPAVYYASFLFPVRHFVEINQNLLYGDYGFAYTWQNVAALFLFIPAALLLLPRLKRAVLSHRYENID; via the coding sequence ATGCGAATGCCGCAGCAAAACAGTCCGTTTGTTTCCGTGCTCCGCAGGGAGTGGGGCAGGATGACATCCCGAAGGCTCTACTTCGGAGCGTGTGTCGTATTGCCGCTGTTCTGCATCTTTTTTATGGCGACGATATTCGGCTCAGGACAGATGGAGCGCATTCCGATAGGAATCGTCGATCTGGACTGGAGCGCCACCTCGCGCGACATCTCGCGTACGGTGGAAACTGTGCCGACTTTTGCGGTGACCGCACATTTCTCCGATCAGGAGTCGGCCCGCAAAGCCACGCAGCAGAAAAAAATCTACGGGTATCTGGTCATTCCTCCCAATTTTGAATCGGACGTGCTTGCCGGCCGGCCGGCCACGTTGTCCTATTATTACCACTATGCACTGCTGAGTGTGGGCAGCGAGGTGCGGGGGGCATTCGAAACGGTGTTGCAGCCGCTTTCGATGGGACCGATCGTCAGCGAGGCTACTGCGCTGGGCGTGAGTGAAAGTACAGTAATGAATTTTCTGGTGCCGGTGAACGTGCAGAGCCATCCGCTGTACAATCCCGATCTTGACTATTCGGTTTACCTGAGTCATCCTTTTTTCTTCATTCTGTTCCAGGTACTCATATTGCTGGTGACGGTTTATGCCCTGGGCAGCGAGATCAAGTTTCGCACCGGAGATGCATGGCTGGAAAGCGCCGACGGCAATATCTTTACGGCCGTGGTTGCCAAACTGCTCCCGTATACCGTGATTTTTATCGTGATGGCGATTTTTGCCAATTACGTCATGTTCGGCGTGCTGCACATCCCTTTTTCATGCGGTTTCTGGCCGTTGAACCTAACCGCCGTACTGTTCGTGATAGCCACGCAAGCGCTGGGTGTCTTCATCTTCTCGATTTTCCCGGCGATCAGCATCATCATCAGTATCGCTTCGATGGTGGGATCGCTCGGAGCCACGCTTTCCGGAGTGACCTTCCCGGCCCCGTTCATGTTCCCGGCCGTTTATTATGCCTCGTTCCTCTTTCCGGTGCGCCATTTCGTCGAAATCAACCAGAACCTGCTGTACGGGGATTACGGCTTTGCGTATACCTGGCAAAACGTGGCCGCGCTGTTCCTGTTCATTCCGGCGGCACTGCTGCTGTTACCGCGCCTTAAACGGGCCGTTTTGAGCCATCGCTATGAAAACATCGATTAA
- a CDS encoding TolC family protein gives MIRRVTGFGLLGLGLSCLPAVAQERPLELSLEQSLKMLHEGNRSLQIAGKEVEMAESEHRRTSSFWYPMLNVTGAYVHMSNPVEVKQPLNQFTDPAKDFIHSVLPDDQLISSILDKIGSYSLRFPLAPQNVSTIDANLTWPIFAGGKRIYAGRITRSMVSIAEENRGQVDATVQAMLVESYFAVRLGQRVVDVREQTLRSLEKHYQNALKLEANGMIDKAERLFVQVNMDEARRELESARSDLGVAQSALKAIIRVDSAEIHPVSPLFINDTLPPVAYFKGEVGDNNYVVNQLKLQDDIADNQLRIGRAGYVPTIALMGKQTLYSNGIQKNLIPRTFVGVGFTWNLFDGLDREQKIRQAKITKQTVGITRDKAIDDISVGIDKFYSQMQNALSSVNALNTTIELSRELVRMRKKAFTEGMATSTEVVDAEVMLSKVEIASLLAFYQYDVALINLLSACGIPDTFRNYSETGRSEHFVFAP, from the coding sequence ATCATTCGGCGCGTAACCGGTTTCGGCCTGCTGGGACTGGGGCTCTCCTGCCTGCCTGCAGTCGCGCAGGAGAGGCCGCTGGAATTGAGCCTGGAGCAATCGCTGAAGATGCTGCATGAAGGCAACCGGAGCCTGCAAATTGCCGGTAAAGAGGTCGAGATGGCCGAAAGCGAACATCGCCGGACGAGTTCCTTTTGGTATCCGATGCTTAACGTAACCGGAGCTTATGTCCACATGTCCAATCCGGTCGAGGTGAAGCAGCCGCTGAACCAATTCACCGATCCGGCCAAGGATTTTATCCATTCGGTTTTGCCCGACGACCAACTGATCTCATCGATCCTCGATAAAATAGGCAGTTATTCGCTACGTTTCCCGCTCGCACCGCAGAATGTTTCGACCATCGACGCCAATCTGACGTGGCCCATTTTCGCGGGCGGCAAGCGTATCTATGCCGGACGAATCACCCGGTCGATGGTCTCGATCGCCGAAGAGAACCGGGGGCAGGTCGATGCCACCGTGCAAGCCATGCTGGTGGAGAGTTATTTCGCAGTCCGGTTGGGACAGCGGGTGGTCGATGTACGGGAACAGACGCTCCGGTCGCTCGAGAAGCATTACCAAAATGCACTGAAGCTGGAAGCCAACGGCATGATCGACAAAGCTGAACGCCTGTTCGTGCAGGTGAATATGGACGAGGCCAGGCGTGAACTGGAATCGGCCCGCAGCGATCTGGGTGTGGCACAAAGCGCGCTCAAGGCGATTATCCGGGTCGATTCCGCCGAAATACATCCTGTCTCGCCGCTTTTCATCAACGATACGTTGCCGCCGGTGGCCTACTTCAAAGGAGAGGTCGGCGACAACAACTATGTGGTCAATCAGCTTAAACTGCAGGACGATATCGCCGATAACCAGCTTCGGATCGGCCGGGCCGGGTATGTGCCCACGATTGCGCTGATGGGCAAGCAGACGCTCTATTCAAACGGCATCCAGAAAAACCTGATACCGCGCACATTTGTCGGGGTGGGATTTACCTGGAACCTGTTCGACGGCCTCGATCGCGAGCAGAAGATCCGGCAAGCGAAAATTACGAAGCAAACCGTTGGAATCACCCGGGATAAAGCCATAGATGATATAAGCGTAGGCATCGACAAGTTTTACAGTCAGATGCAAAATGCGCTCAGCAGTGTAAACGCGCTCAATACGACCATCGAACTGAGCCGGGAATTAGTCCGGATGCGCAAAAAGGCTTTCACCGAAGGAATGGCCACGTCGACCGAAGTTGTCGATGCCGAAGTGATGCTCTCCAAAGTGGAAATCGCCTCGCTGCTGGCTTTTTACCAATACGACGTAGCGTTGATCAACCTGCTTTCAGCCTGCGGGATTCCCGACACTTTCCGGAATTACAGTGAAACAGGCCGGAGTGAACACTTCGTTTTCGCACCTTAA
- a CDS encoding SoxR reducing system RseC family protein, which produces MKDTITHKGTVVQSGRGTVDVLMRPESACGACHARKVCGMEEGEERILNVVTINAHTYREGEEVNVSISEGMGIKAALIAYAYPFLLVFVLLIALLQSGISELVAGLSGLGVLGAYYVVLYRFRNRIAKEIQFSISKIEQDNGIEE; this is translated from the coding sequence GTGAAAGACACAATCACACACAAAGGTACCGTCGTTCAGAGCGGCAGGGGTACGGTAGACGTACTGATGCGGCCCGAGAGCGCCTGCGGAGCCTGCCATGCCCGTAAAGTATGCGGGATGGAAGAGGGTGAGGAGAGGATACTCAACGTCGTCACGATCAATGCGCACACATACCGGGAAGGAGAAGAGGTGAACGTCTCTATTTCGGAAGGAATGGGGATCAAAGCGGCGTTGATAGCCTATGCTTATCCGTTCCTGCTGGTCTTCGTCCTGTTGATCGCCCTGCTGCAAAGCGGCATCAGCGAACTCGTCGCTGGCCTTTCGGGACTCGGTGTCCTGGGCGCCTATTATGTGGTGCTGTATCGGTTCCGGAACCGTATCGCCAAAGAGATTCAGTTCAGCATCAGTAAAATAGAACAAGATAACGGAATAGAGGAATAA
- a CDS encoding ABC transporter permease: MKTSIKIKNGLSDIAAIVAREFRIISTSYAILLVLIGGIFIYGFLYNYMYEPNLIRNAPVAVVDRSHSALSRQYTRLIDAAPQVSVYTTEPDFPGAKELLKKGEVIGIIYIPDDFETRVNRGGEAVFIMYGTTDAFLYYLAMQEASAGAMMELNGRYRPEMLVFLPQQDVQQITQAKAISVVGTALYNHTEGYGSYLIPAVLMVIIFQTLLMVIAMISGGERHQGTIRWFAPQGLSMGHMARIVIGKTFVYCMLYAVFALFLLGLMPVIFSLPDIGLRYEIVMLMIPYLLATSFFGLAASVFFTDSDAPLLMIAFFSVGLIFLSGVSYPLELMPWYWRAAHYIFPAAPGTLAFVKANSMGASVSDIRPEYITLWIQSAVYFPLACLAYRHNIRKAAFTAPQPATVSK; the protein is encoded by the coding sequence ATGAAAACATCGATTAAAATAAAAAACGGATTGTCGGATATCGCGGCGATCGTGGCCCGGGAATTCCGGATCATCTCCACGAGCTACGCCATCCTGCTGGTGCTGATCGGAGGAATCTTCATCTACGGCTTCCTTTACAATTACATGTATGAACCGAACCTGATCCGCAATGCACCCGTCGCGGTGGTCGATCGGTCGCACAGCGCGCTGAGCCGCCAATACACCCGACTGATCGATGCTGCGCCGCAGGTGAGCGTCTACACGACCGAACCGGATTTTCCCGGCGCCAAAGAGTTGCTGAAAAAGGGCGAAGTAATCGGAATCATCTACATCCCCGACGACTTCGAGACGCGTGTCAACCGGGGCGGGGAGGCGGTCTTCATCATGTACGGGACTACCGATGCATTCCTCTATTATCTGGCAATGCAGGAAGCATCGGCCGGGGCCATGATGGAGCTCAACGGCCGGTATCGTCCCGAGATGCTGGTTTTTCTGCCGCAGCAGGACGTCCAGCAGATTACGCAGGCCAAAGCCATATCCGTCGTGGGCACCGCCCTGTACAATCACACCGAAGGATACGGCAGTTACCTGATTCCGGCGGTTCTTATGGTGATTATTTTCCAAACCCTGCTGATGGTCATCGCCATGATCAGCGGCGGCGAACGCCATCAGGGAACGATCCGTTGGTTTGCCCCGCAAGGGTTGTCCATGGGGCACATGGCCCGCATCGTGATCGGCAAGACCTTCGTCTATTGCATGCTGTATGCGGTATTCGCCCTTTTCCTGCTGGGCCTGATGCCGGTCATATTCAGTCTCCCCGACATCGGACTGCGTTATGAAATCGTCATGCTGATGATTCCGTACCTGTTGGCCACATCTTTTTTCGGGCTGGCCGCTTCTGTCTTTTTTACCGATTCGGACGCTCCGTTGCTGATGATCGCTTTCTTCTCGGTAGGCCTCATCTTCCTGTCGGGCGTCTCTTATCCGCTGGAGCTGATGCCGTGGTACTGGCGCGCCGCGCATTACATATTCCCGGCCGCCCCGGGCACGCTGGCATTCGTAAAAGCCAACTCCATGGGTGCTTCCGTGTCCGATATCCGCCCCGAATACATAACCCTGTGGATACAGAGCGCCGTCTATTTCCCATTGGCCTGCCTCGCATACCGCCACAACATCCGCAAGGCCGCTTTCACGGCACCACAACCCGCTACCGTTTCGAAATAG
- a CDS encoding acyl carrier protein phosphodiesterase, whose protein sequence is MNYLAHIFLSGPDRQIRLGNFIGDAVKGNSYNDYPSAIRKGILLHRAIDDYTDHHPAFIECVRRLKPCFGRYSSILADIYFDYLLASRFQEFSEVPLKRFTRNFYWTMILYRHRLPARIKRFMWHFIGTGRLDKYASVGGIRNSLEIMVRVGRIELPVERAVDYLATHEEELWVDFKPFFGSLQLYCADWIATHQSAKGK, encoded by the coding sequence ATGAACTACCTTGCCCATATTTTTCTATCCGGACCGGACCGGCAAATCCGACTCGGCAATTTCATCGGCGACGCGGTAAAAGGCAACTCTTACAACGATTATCCGTCGGCGATCCGGAAAGGCATCTTGCTCCATCGTGCAATAGACGACTATACGGACCACCATCCTGCGTTCATCGAATGTGTGCGGCGGCTCAAGCCCTGTTTCGGACGATATTCGTCCATTCTGGCCGACATTTACTTCGACTATCTGCTGGCGTCGCGGTTCCAGGAATTCTCCGAGGTGCCGTTAAAAAGATTCACCAGAAACTTTTACTGGACGATGATCCTTTATCGTCATCGTTTGCCGGCACGGATCAAACGGTTCATGTGGCATTTTATCGGCACCGGCCGCCTGGACAAATATGCTTCGGTAGGCGGTATCCGCAATTCACTGGAGATTATGGTCCGCGTCGGCCGGATCGAACTTCCGGTAGAGAGGGCCGTGGATTACCTGGCGACGCACGAGGAGGAACTTTGGGTGGATTTCAAGCCATTTTTCGGTTCACTGCAACTCTATTGTGCCGATTGGATAGCGACACACCAATCCGCTAAAGGCAAATAA
- a CDS encoding RnfABCDGE type electron transport complex subunit B gives MNETLLFTVLVLCILGVLSAVILYFVAQKFKVVEDPRIGVVEGMLPGANCGGCGFPGCKGMADALVKNDDLSALYCPVGGAGTMQGIASYLGKAVADKGPEVAVIRCAGNCDKRPRTNIFNGASSCAVEAALYAGETSCTFGCLGQGDCVTVCSFGALSMNPISGLPEVDEDKCTACGACVKACPKSIIELRKKGVKGRRIYVACSSKEKGALARKACSAACIGCGKCVKTCPFGAISLDNHLAYIDAELCKLCRKCVVECPTGAILEVNFPPRKKEPVTAATPPADRIPALATVTVPNNSGSDTPAVTPHPNTKPQNPSEPTLF, from the coding sequence ATGAACGAAACATTGCTGTTTACCGTTTTAGTGCTTTGCATTTTGGGTGTACTATCTGCTGTGATCCTCTATTTCGTCGCGCAGAAGTTCAAGGTGGTGGAAGACCCCCGTATCGGAGTCGTCGAAGGCATGCTTCCCGGTGCCAACTGCGGCGGCTGCGGATTTCCGGGCTGCAAGGGCATGGCGGATGCCTTGGTGAAAAACGATGACCTCTCCGCGCTTTACTGTCCGGTAGGCGGCGCCGGCACCATGCAGGGAATAGCGTCTTACCTGGGGAAAGCCGTTGCCGATAAAGGTCCCGAAGTAGCGGTAATCCGCTGCGCCGGAAATTGCGACAAACGTCCCCGGACCAATATTTTCAACGGAGCCTCGTCCTGTGCCGTGGAAGCAGCCCTGTATGCCGGTGAAACTTCCTGCACATTCGGATGCCTGGGGCAAGGCGATTGCGTAACGGTCTGTTCGTTCGGAGCCCTGAGCATGAATCCCATTTCCGGACTGCCGGAGGTGGACGAGGACAAATGCACGGCCTGTGGCGCATGCGTCAAGGCTTGCCCCAAATCCATTATCGAATTACGCAAAAAAGGTGTCAAAGGGCGTCGCATCTACGTGGCCTGCTCAAGTAAGGAAAAGGGAGCGCTGGCCCGCAAAGCTTGCTCCGCGGCCTGCATCGGCTGCGGGAAATGTGTCAAAACCTGTCCGTTCGGAGCGATTTCGCTCGACAACCATTTGGCTTATATCGATGCCGAATTGTGTAAACTTTGCCGTAAATGCGTCGTGGAATGCCCTACGGGCGCGATACTCGAAGTGAACTTTCCGCCCCGCAAAAAAGAGCCGGTTACGGCAGCTACACCGCCGGCCGATCGTATTCCGGCTTTAGCTACTGTTACAGTGCCGAATAACAGCGGTTCCGATACTCCTGCGGTTACGCCGCATCCGAATACCAAACCGCAAAACCCAAGCGAACCCACACTATTTTAG
- a CDS encoding SMUG2 DNA glycosylase family protein: MANTFADRIVEFNRNLHYTGELPEGFQVMNPYLDNPETLQVMEQFYRKYYNDSEPRRFIVGINPSRHGAGVTGVPFTDTKRLEEVCGIRMTSAHTHEVSSVFMYEMIREYGGAGKFYRQFYINSPFPLAIVRQTKEGKWLNANYYDDPTLFRMTENFMIDSLKKHIGLGLDTSEVFILGKKNADYIEKLNRKAKLFGRLTVLEHPRYIQQYKSKDQRSYIDKYILTLERS, from the coding sequence ATGGCTAACACATTTGCGGATAGGATCGTTGAATTCAACCGGAATTTACATTATACCGGCGAGCTGCCCGAGGGTTTTCAGGTCATGAATCCTTATCTGGATAATCCGGAGACGCTACAAGTGATGGAGCAATTCTACCGGAAATATTACAACGATTCGGAACCGCGCAGGTTTATCGTCGGAATCAACCCCAGCAGGCACGGTGCGGGAGTGACCGGCGTGCCGTTTACCGATACGAAGCGTTTGGAAGAGGTTTGCGGCATTCGGATGACTTCGGCGCATACGCATGAGGTTTCTTCCGTTTTCATGTACGAAATGATCCGCGAGTATGGCGGGGCCGGAAAGTTTTACCGGCAGTTTTACATCAACTCACCGTTCCCGCTGGCCATCGTCCGTCAGACAAAAGAGGGCAAATGGTTAAATGCCAACTATTATGACGACCCCACCCTATTTCGGATGACGGAAAATTTCATGATCGACTCGCTAAAGAAACACATCGGCCTCGGATTGGATACTTCCGAAGTTTTTATCCTGGGAAAGAAAAATGCCGATTATATCGAAAAACTCAACAGGAAAGCCAAACTGTTCGGCCGGTTGACCGTACTCGAACATCCGAGATACATCCAGCAATACAAATCCAAAGATCAGCGTTCGTATATCGACAAATATATTTTGACGTTGGAACGCTCCTGA
- the rsxC gene encoding electron transport complex subunit RsxC: MLKSFRIGGIHPPGNKISKDAPITTVPLPDSVTVPLSQHIGAPAEPCVGKGDYVKAGQLIGQAAGFVSANVHSPVSGQVTAVDSVPDAGGIRRIAVTIRREGDEWADGIDCGDTLIKECYLTDEEIIARITAAGIVGMGGATFPTQVKLSVPPGKRAEYLIVNGAECEPYLTADYRTMLERGAEVLVGIDILCRALGVTKAFIGIENNKPDAVSHLTALAIGYPQIEIVPLRTKYPQGGEKQLIQALLGREVPSGGLPIDVGAVVQNIGTAFAVYEAVQKNKPLVERVVTVTGKTLAHPANLLVRIGTPIRSLIELCGGMPQDSLKVINGGPMMGRAVSNIDAPVTKGTSGVVIMRNCEALRPASGSCIKCAKCVSVCPMALEPYLMSKLSQRGRYDELEPLKITDCIECGSCAYTCPAALPLLDYIRLGKSETIKRIRARKS; encoded by the coding sequence ATGTTGAAAAGTTTCAGGATAGGAGGTATTCATCCTCCCGGTAACAAGATCAGCAAGGATGCACCCATTACGACGGTTCCGTTGCCGGATTCGGTGACCGTACCGCTTTCCCAGCATATCGGGGCCCCGGCCGAACCCTGTGTAGGCAAAGGCGATTATGTGAAAGCCGGGCAACTGATCGGACAGGCTGCGGGATTCGTGTCGGCCAATGTGCACAGCCCTGTTTCGGGCCAGGTGACAGCCGTCGATTCCGTGCCGGACGCAGGAGGCATTCGTAGAATAGCGGTCACCATCAGGCGGGAAGGAGACGAATGGGCCGATGGGATCGACTGCGGCGACACACTCATCAAAGAGTGCTATCTAACCGATGAAGAGATTATTGCCAGGATAACGGCGGCGGGTATCGTCGGCATGGGGGGAGCTACTTTCCCCACGCAGGTCAAACTGAGCGTGCCGCCCGGCAAACGGGCCGAATACCTGATCGTAAACGGAGCCGAGTGCGAACCTTACCTGACGGCCGATTACCGTACAATGCTGGAACGGGGAGCCGAAGTGTTGGTCGGCATAGATATTTTATGCAGAGCGCTCGGGGTAACGAAAGCGTTCATCGGTATCGAAAATAATAAACCGGACGCCGTTTCACACCTGACTGCGCTCGCCATCGGCTACCCGCAAATCGAAATCGTGCCGTTGCGCACGAAATACCCGCAAGGAGGCGAGAAGCAGTTGATCCAGGCTCTTCTGGGGCGTGAAGTGCCTTCGGGCGGGCTGCCTATCGACGTCGGCGCTGTCGTGCAGAATATAGGAACCGCGTTTGCCGTGTACGAGGCTGTGCAAAAGAACAAGCCCTTGGTCGAACGGGTCGTAACCGTTACCGGTAAAACGTTGGCCCATCCGGCTAACCTGCTGGTGCGAATCGGAACTCCGATCCGCTCATTGATAGAGCTTTGCGGCGGCATGCCTCAAGATTCGCTGAAAGTAATCAACGGCGGTCCGATGATGGGACGGGCGGTGTCCAATATCGACGCTCCGGTCACGAAAGGGACGTCGGGCGTAGTGATTATGCGTAACTGCGAAGCCCTCAGACCCGCATCCGGCAGTTGCATCAAATGCGCCAAGTGCGTCAGCGTCTGCCCGATGGCACTGGAACCGTACCTGATGAGCAAACTGTCCCAGCGCGGCCGGTACGATGAACTCGAACCGCTGAAAATCACCGATTGCATCGAATGCGGTTCCTGCGCCTATACCTGTCCGGCAGCACTTCCGCTATTGGATTATATCAGGCTCGGTAAAAGCGAAACGATCAAAAGGATACGAGCCCGTAAATCCTGA